The proteins below are encoded in one region of Misgurnus anguillicaudatus chromosome 24, ASM2758022v2, whole genome shotgun sequence:
- the LOC141361556 gene encoding NLR family CARD domain-containing protein 3-like has protein sequence MKSDQSMPEPIYFKSEETQPAHRRIITEPDCQRRKIEQFGNQLQDFNENMSPHFSHDSNPVEVLKTFRSNLRKKFECLYEVTSNKRNPTLLNEIYTELYITESKSGEISNEHEVRQIETQSRRTTTEETPIKCNDIFKPLPEQDKHIRSVLTKGVAGIGKTVSVQKFILDWAEEKENQNFHLIFPLPFREINLMKDKTLSLLDLLHLFFPQTKEMEIFSDEYKVLFIFDGLDECRLSLDFHSSVRLCDVNESTSVDVMLTNLIKGNLFPSALIWITSRPAAADLIPSECVDRVTEVRGFTDPQKEEYFRKRIGDEEEFGLYQGKVYCFVHLSIQEHLAALYAHISITNNKRYVFKPAWFSITFKQPSLSELHQRAVNESLKSKNGHLDLFLRFLLGLSLESNQILLQDLLTQMRRCSYKKEKTVKYIKQKMNENLSTEKSINLIHCLNELGDDSLLQEIQHYVKSSSVGKTKLSSSQWAALVFVLLTSEKHLDELDLNKFIGDKNTADEVLVRLQLVIKETKKLK, from the exons atgaagagtgatCAGTCGATGCCTGAGCCAATATACTTTAAGAGTGAAGAAACACAGCCTGCACACAG ACGAATCATAACAGAACCCGACTGTCAGAGGAGGAAGATTGAGCAATTTGGGAATCAACTACAAGACTTCAATGAAAACATGAGTCCTCATTTCAG TCATGACTCTAATCCTGTTGAAGTCCTGAAAACATTCAGATCAAATCTGAGGAAGAAGTTTGAGTGTTTGTATGAGGTAACATCAAATAAGAGAAACCCAACACTACTGAATGAGATCTACACAGAGCTCTACATCACAGAGAGTaaaagtggagagatcagtaatgaacatgaggtgagacagattgagacacaatccagaagaacaacaacagaggagacaccaatcaaatgtaatgacatctttaaacctttacctgaacaagacaaacacatcagaagtgtgctgacaaagggagtcgctggcattggaaaaacagtctctgtacagaagttcattctggactgggctgaagagaaagagaatcagAACTTCCAcctcatatttccacttcctttcagagagatcaatttgatgaaggacaaaacactcagtcttttagatcttcttcatcttttcttcccacaaacaaaagaaatggaaatcttcagtgatgaatataaagtgttgttcatctttgatggtttggatgagtgtcgtctgtctctggattttcacagcagtgtgaggttgtgtgatgtaaatgaatcaacctcagtggacgtgatgctgacaaacctcatcaaggggaatctgtttccctctgctctcatctggatcacctccagaccagcagcagctgatctcatcccctctgagtgtgttgatcgagtcacagaggtacgaggcttcactgatccacagaaggaggaatacttcaggaagagaatcGGTGATga agaggagtttggttTGTATCAGGGGAAAGTTTACTGCTTTGTTCATCTCAGCATCCAGGAACATCTAGCAGCTCTTTATGCTCACATCTCCATCACAAACAATAAACGATATGTGTTTAAACCAGCTTGGTTTTCTATAACTTTTAAACAGCCTTCATTGTCTGAGTTACATCAGCGAGCTGTAAATGAATCTTTAAAGAGTAAGAATggacatctggatcttttcCTGCGTTTTCTTCTGGGTCTTTCACTGGAGTCCAATCAGATTCTCTTACAGGATCTACTGACACAGATGAGAAGATGCTCCTACAAGAAAGAGAAAACtgttaagtacattaaacagaagATGAATGAGAATCTGTCTACAGAGAAATCCATCAATCTGATTCACTGTCTGAATGAACTGGGTGATGATTCACTGCTGCAGGAGATTCAACATTATGTGAAATCTTCATCAGTAGGAAAGACCAAACTCTCCTCTTCACAGTGGGCagctttagtttttgtgttgttgacgTCTGAGAAGCATTTGGATGAACTTGatctaaataaatttattggagataaaaatacagcagatgaagTTCTTGTGAGACTGCAGCTtgtgattaaagaaaccaaaaaacTCAAGTAA